Proteins found in one Deinococcus sp. YIM 134068 genomic segment:
- a CDS encoding DUF6174 domain-containing protein: MFKVLPPVLLALSLCACVPPQTEAQEESIPLGSSSGKVLCAPGYTRPNFAALRRELTAAQVVWETANVRDYSYSFAQIAAPVRFPTVRVTVRGGVAQPVTLAAGETGEPGTQARGAVEDRFADIAQKLAYQETQPCPVVEVSYDARNGHPTRLSTGTGQENIADGNGEWTVTNFTRP, translated from the coding sequence ATGTTCAAGGTGCTGCCGCCCGTCCTCCTCGCCCTGAGCCTGTGCGCGTGCGTGCCGCCCCAGACGGAGGCGCAGGAGGAAAGCATTCCTCTCGGCAGCTCCTCCGGCAAGGTTCTTTGCGCGCCCGGCTATACCCGGCCCAACTTCGCGGCCCTGCGGCGCGAGCTGACCGCCGCTCAGGTGGTCTGGGAGACGGCGAATGTCCGCGACTACAGCTACAGCTTCGCGCAGATCGCCGCGCCCGTCCGCTTCCCCACCGTGCGCGTGACCGTGCGGGGCGGGGTGGCTCAGCCCGTGACCCTCGCCGCCGGGGAGACGGGCGAGCCGGGGACGCAGGCGCGCGGGGCGGTAGAGGACCGCTTCGCCGACATCGCGCAGAAGCTGGCCTATCAGGAAACGCAGCCCTGCCCCGTCGTGGAGGTGAGCTACGACGCGCGGAACGGCCACCCCACCCGCCTCTCCACGGGCACCGGTCAGGAGAACATCGCGGACGGCAACGGCGAGTGGACGGTGACGAACTTCACGCGGCCATAA
- the hemL gene encoding glutamate-1-semialdehyde 2,1-aminomutase, protein MTTQTLPSSTAHPPTTQSEALFARARAVTPGGVNSPVRAFRSVGGTPRFIREAHGAYLTDVDGTRYVDYIGSWGPMILGHDHPAVREAILEALAGGTSFGAPGEREVRLAETVTRITGAERVRFVNSGTEATMSALRLARGFTGRKYIVKFRGNYHGHADGLLVEAGSGLMTNAEGGLGESAPSSAGVPEEYARLTLVAEYNGPAGLDLLMRERGHEIAAVIFEPVVGNAGVLIPTPEFLAALHRVKDAGALLIADEVMTGFRLSMNGATGLLGLSPDLTCWGKIIGGGLPVGAYGGRADVMDWVSPQGPVYQAGTLSGNPLAMAAGLATLEVLEGDPDVYARLEAYTSRLADGLREAAREAGVPISLNHIGSMLTAFHQDAPDGSVRTYADAARSDVQSFAGWFQHMLARGIYWAPSQFETIFVSAAHTDAELNATLEAARAAYAGLGAGR, encoded by the coding sequence ATGACGACGCAGACCCTTCCTTCCTCAACGGCACATCCGCCGACCACCCAGAGCGAGGCGCTGTTCGCGCGGGCGCGGGCGGTGACGCCGGGCGGCGTGAACAGTCCGGTGCGGGCCTTCCGCTCGGTGGGCGGCACCCCGCGCTTCATCCGCGAGGCGCACGGCGCGTACCTGACGGACGTGGACGGCACCCGCTATGTGGACTACATCGGCTCGTGGGGGCCGATGATCCTGGGGCACGACCATCCGGCGGTCCGGGAGGCGATCCTGGAGGCGCTGGCGGGCGGCACGAGCTTCGGCGCTCCCGGCGAGCGGGAGGTGAGGCTGGCCGAGACGGTCACGCGGATCACCGGGGCCGAGCGCGTCCGCTTCGTGAACAGCGGCACCGAGGCGACGATGAGCGCCCTGCGGCTGGCGCGGGGGTTCACGGGCCGGAAATACATCGTCAAGTTCCGGGGCAACTACCACGGTCACGCCGACGGCCTGCTCGTGGAGGCGGGCAGCGGCCTGATGACGAACGCGGAGGGCGGCCTCGGTGAGTCGGCCCCCAGCAGCGCGGGCGTGCCGGAGGAATACGCGCGGCTGACGCTGGTGGCCGAGTACAACGGCCCGGCGGGGTTGGACCTCCTGATGCGGGAGCGTGGGCACGAGATCGCGGCGGTGATCTTCGAGCCGGTGGTGGGGAATGCCGGGGTCCTCATCCCCACGCCGGAGTTTCTGGCCGCCCTTCACCGGGTCAAGGACGCCGGGGCGCTGCTGATCGCCGACGAGGTGATGACGGGCTTTCGCCTCTCCATGAACGGGGCGACGGGATTGCTCGGCCTCTCCCCCGACCTCACCTGCTGGGGCAAGATCATCGGCGGCGGGCTGCCCGTGGGTGCCTACGGCGGGCGGGCGGACGTGATGGACTGGGTTTCACCGCAGGGACCCGTGTATCAGGCGGGGACGCTGAGCGGCAACCCGCTGGCGATGGCGGCGGGCCTCGCCACGCTGGAAGTGCTGGAGGGGGACCCGGACGTGTACGCGCGGTTGGAAGCGTACACCTCGCGGCTCGCGGACGGGCTGCGGGAGGCGGCGCGGGAGGCGGGCGTGCCAATCAGCCTCAACCACATCGGCTCCATGCTGACAGCCTTCCATCAGGACGCGCCGGACGGCTCGGTGCGGACCTACGCGGACGCGGCGCGGAGCGACGTTCAATCGTTTGCCGGGTGGTTCCAGCACATGCTCGCGCGGGGCATCTACTGGGCACCGAGCCAGTTCGAGACGATCTTCGTGAGCGCGGCGCACACCGACGCGGAGCTGAACGCCACGCTGGAGGCCGCCCGCGCCGCCTACGCGGGCCTGGGGGCGGGGCGATGA
- a CDS encoding 1,4-dihydroxy-6-naphthoate synthase yields the protein MTNLDAVTTLDLGYSFCPNDTFIFYALHAGRVSSPLPVRERLEDVQTLNEWAVEGRLPITKISYRAYFEVMDRYVALRAGGALGRGVGPLVVARGEVGDLNGRLVASPGALTTAELLLRLAYPDVRLVRLRYDEVMPAVARGEVDAGLIIHESRFTYPAHGLVKLLDLGAWWEGETGLPLPLGAILVRRDLPPGVQRGLNAAVRASLEYAHAHPQEPMGYIRQHALEMSDDVMRAHIDLYVNDFSLDVGEEGERAVRELHRRAVEVGAVKESSLPLFVEGF from the coding sequence ATGACCAACCTCGATGCCGTCACGACGCTCGACCTCGGGTATTCCTTCTGCCCGAACGACACGTTCATCTTCTACGCGCTGCACGCCGGGCGCGTCTCCTCGCCCCTCCCCGTGCGCGAGCGGCTGGAGGACGTGCAGACCCTCAACGAGTGGGCGGTGGAGGGCCGCCTCCCCATCACCAAGATCAGCTACCGCGCCTATTTTGAGGTGATGGACCGCTACGTGGCCCTGCGCGCGGGCGGGGCGCTGGGGCGCGGGGTGGGGCCGCTCGTGGTCGCACGGGGCGAGGTCGGGGACCTGAACGGGAGGCTGGTGGCCTCGCCGGGTGCCCTGACGACCGCCGAACTCCTGCTGCGCCTCGCCTACCCCGACGTGCGCCTCGTCCGCCTGCGCTACGACGAGGTGATGCCCGCCGTCGCGCGGGGCGAGGTAGATGCGGGCCTGATCATCCACGAGTCGCGCTTCACGTATCCGGCACACGGGCTGGTGAAACTCCTCGACCTCGGCGCATGGTGGGAGGGCGAGACGGGGCTGCCGCTGCCGCTGGGCGCGATTCTGGTCCGTCGTGACCTCCCGCCGGGCGTGCAGCGCGGCCTGAACGCGGCGGTCCGGGCCAGCCTGGAGTACGCCCACGCCCACCCGCAGGAGCCGATGGGCTATATCCGCCAGCACGCCCTGGAGATGAGCGACGACGTGATGCGCGCCCACATCGACCTGTACGTGAACGACTTTTCCCTCGACGTGGGCGAGGAGGGCGAGCGGGCCGTGCGCGAGTTGCACCGCCGGGCAGTGGAGGTGGGGGCGGTGAAGGAGTCGTCGCTGCCGCTATTTGTGGAGGGCTTTTAG
- a CDS encoding tetratricopeptide repeat protein gives MTATGAEWERRLTALWAELETFDGDGLAFVVRMATLTAELPPDSAVGLFERGAAHDSTGSPDQAVPLYEAALTVGLTGERRRRAVIQLASSLRNLGRPQEAVTLLTAEAQMPSDPLDGAVATFLALALADLGREREAVAVALTALAPLLPRYNRSVARYARQLVEGTDPEA, from the coding sequence ATGACCGCGACGGGGGCCGAGTGGGAGCGCCGACTGACCGCGCTGTGGGCCGAATTGGAGACCTTTGACGGTGACGGCCTCGCCTTCGTCGTCAGGATGGCGACGCTGACAGCCGAACTGCCGCCGGACAGCGCGGTGGGCCTGTTCGAACGGGGCGCGGCCCACGACTCCACCGGTTCCCCCGACCAGGCCGTGCCGCTGTACGAGGCCGCGCTCACGGTGGGTTTGACGGGCGAGCGTCGCCGACGCGCGGTGATTCAGCTCGCCAGCTCGCTCCGCAATCTGGGGCGGCCCCAGGAGGCCGTCACCCTGCTGACCGCCGAGGCGCAGATGCCCTCCGACCCGTTGGACGGCGCGGTGGCGACGTTTCTGGCGCTGGCGCTAGCCGACCTGGGCCGCGAGCGCGAGGCGGTGGCGGTGGCGCTGACGGCCCTGGCACCCCTCCTGCCACGCTACAACCGTTCGGTGGCCCGGTACGCCCGGCAGTTGGTAGAGGGCACGGACCCAGAGGCTTGA
- a CDS encoding deoxyguanosinetriphosphate triphosphohydrolase codes for MLTRADLEAREARTLAPYATLSAGARGREYPEPESGTRTAFQKDRDRILHTTAFRRLEAKTQVFLNAQGDHYRTRLTHTLEVSQVARSVALTLGLNETLAETVALAHDLGHPPFGHAGERVLNGLMREHGGSFDHNTQARRIVTRLEDRYPSFPGLNLTLDTLDGLNKHARAGLGPPGLEAQLVDAADALAYTAHDLDDGLRSGLLTPTQLADLPLWRDLLARVPPTTPNLTDRDRRTLHRELLGWLITDLTHASHAAIVASGIQSAEDARAHTGPDGGRLITYSDPTRALLRETSIFLREHLYRHWQVEMQVEQATRVLTTLFTAFLARPSMLPPGVRARAEADGLPRAVCDFIAGMTDRYAMETYRAVTP; via the coding sequence ATGCTCACCCGCGCCGACCTGGAGGCCCGCGAGGCGCGCACCCTCGCCCCCTACGCGACCCTGAGTGCAGGAGCGCGCGGACGCGAGTACCCCGAACCCGAGAGCGGGACCCGCACCGCCTTTCAGAAGGACCGCGACCGCATCCTCCACACGACGGCCTTTCGGCGGCTGGAGGCCAAGACGCAGGTGTTCCTCAACGCGCAGGGCGACCACTACCGCACCCGCCTGACACACACGCTGGAGGTCTCGCAGGTCGCCCGCTCGGTGGCCCTGACGCTGGGCCTCAACGAGACGCTGGCGGAGACGGTCGCCCTCGCGCACGACCTCGGGCACCCACCCTTCGGGCACGCGGGCGAGCGGGTGCTGAACGGGCTGATGCGGGAGCACGGCGGGAGCTTCGACCACAACACGCAGGCCCGCCGCATCGTGACCCGGCTGGAGGACCGCTACCCCAGCTTTCCGGGACTGAACCTCACCCTCGACACGCTCGACGGCCTGAACAAGCACGCGCGGGCCGGGCTGGGACCGCCGGGGCTGGAGGCGCAACTCGTGGACGCCGCCGACGCGCTGGCGTACACGGCGCACGACTTGGACGACGGGTTGCGGAGCGGCCTCCTCACCCCCACCCAGCTCGCGGACCTGCCGCTGTGGCGCGACCTCCTCGCCCGCGTGCCACCCACCACGCCCAACCTCACCGACCGAGACCGCCGCACCCTCCACCGCGAGTTGCTGGGCTGGCTCATCACCGACCTGACGCACGCGAGCCACGCGGCCATCGTCGCCAGCGGGATTCAGAGCGCCGAGGACGCCCGCGCCCACACCGGGCCAGACGGCGGGCGGCTCATCACGTACAGCGACCCTACGCGCGCCCTCCTGCGCGAGACGAGCATCTTCCTGCGCGAACACCTCTACCGTCACTGGCAGGTGGAGATGCAGGTGGAGCAGGCCACCCGCGTGCTGACGACCCTCTTCACGGCCTTTCTCGCCCGGCCCTCCATGCTGCCGCCGGGCGTGCGTGCCCGAGCCGAGGCGGACGGCCTGCCCCGCGCCGTGTGCGACTTCATCGCGGGGATGACGGATCGGTATGCGATGGAGACGTACCGGGCGGTGACACCGTGA
- a CDS encoding CoA-binding protein, producing the protein MTRLQGNPDVVRILRENRVVAVVGFHRDPMKPAYYVPEYLHRQGYTIIPVNPALAARGESFFGHRAVSTLAEISTPVDVVEVFRRSDKVHEHLADILSMAPPPRVVWMQQGIRDEATAQALTARGIDVVQDRCMLADHRALL; encoded by the coding sequence ATGACGCGGCTGCAGGGCAATCCCGACGTGGTTCGCATCCTTCGGGAGAACCGGGTCGTCGCCGTCGTGGGCTTCCACCGCGACCCCATGAAGCCCGCCTACTACGTGCCGGAGTATCTGCACCGTCAGGGCTACACCATCATCCCCGTCAATCCGGCGCTGGCGGCGCGCGGCGAGAGCTTCTTCGGGCACCGGGCCGTCTCCACCCTCGCCGAAATCAGCACGCCCGTGGACGTGGTGGAGGTCTTCCGGCGCAGCGACAAGGTGCATGAACACCTCGCCGACATCCTGAGCATGGCCCCGCCGCCGCGCGTGGTGTGGATGCAGCAGGGCATCCGCGATGAGGCGACGGCGCAGGCGCTTACCGCTCGTGGCATTGACGTGGTGCAGGACCGCTGCATGTTGGCGGACCACCGGGCGCTGTTGTGA
- a CDS encoding NAD(P)/FAD-dependent oxidoreductase, producing MSSPDLLIVGAGLGGLALGQDTVRAGLNVQVLDKSRGVSGRAATRRVPLDDGREARLDHGARFFTARGARLRALAEGGVRDGWLRVWTRSVGEWRGGTVTVPPPAHPRYVPTAGMSALGRHLAHGLSVTTGAEVTSLERTGDGWRVHARDGSSWTAPRLVLNLPAPQLAPLLGDLVDDFPTLAEAAREVGRVRYEPYWAAGIVLERDLDAEWVGLRLHDHPMLEWAAREHTKREPGQPPALMLQATPAWSTANLERRPEDVLPELLDSTRKTLGDFTPLHAFAHRWRYSTPTVRASGPAHWDPALSVGWCGDWHTPDEHGPRMEAALLSGWALARWVLGEEG from the coding sequence ATGAGTTCACCGGACCTTCTCATCGTCGGGGCGGGGTTGGGAGGGCTGGCGCTCGGGCAGGACACGGTGCGGGCGGGGCTGAACGTGCAGGTCCTCGACAAGTCGCGCGGGGTCAGCGGGCGGGCGGCGACGCGGCGGGTACCGCTGGACGACGGGCGCGAGGCACGGCTGGACCACGGGGCGCGGTTCTTCACGGCGCGTGGGGCGCGGTTGCGGGCGCTCGCGGAGGGCGGCGTGCGGGATGGCTGGCTGCGCGTATGGACGCGCTCGGTGGGCGAGTGGCGGGGGGGCACGGTCACGGTTCCGCCGCCCGCTCACCCCCGCTACGTCCCGACCGCCGGGATGAGCGCGCTGGGACGGCACCTCGCCCACGGCCTGAGCGTCACGACGGGCGCGGAGGTCACGAGCCTGGAACGCACCGGGGACGGCTGGCGCGTCCACGCCCGCGACGGGTCGAGTTGGACCGCCCCGCGCCTCGTCCTCAACCTGCCCGCCCCGCAACTCGCGCCCCTGCTGGGCGATCTGGTGGACGACTTTCCCACCCTCGCCGAGGCCGCGCGGGAGGTGGGCCGCGTGCGCTATGAGCCGTACTGGGCGGCGGGCATCGTGCTGGAGCGGGACCTGGACGCCGAGTGGGTCGGACTGCGGCTCCACGACCACCCCATGCTGGAATGGGCCGCCCGCGAACATACCAAACGCGAACCGGGCCAACCACCCGCCCTGATGCTGCAAGCAACCCCCGCATGGAGCACCGCCAACCTCGAACGCCGCCCCGAGGACGTGTTGCCCGAACTGCTGGACAGTACACGGAAGACGCTGGGCGACTTCACGCCTCTGCACGCCTTCGCCCACCGCTGGCGCTACTCCACGCCGACCGTTCGTGCATCCGGCCCGGCCCACTGGGACCCGGCCCTGAGCGTCGGCTGGTGCGGCGACTGGCACACGCCCGACGAGCACGGCCCACGGATGGAGGCGGCGCTCCTGAGCGGCTGGGCGCTGGCGCGGTGGGTGCTGGGCGAGGAGGGGTAG
- the purM gene encoding phosphoribosylformylglycinamidine cyclo-ligase: MTEGNGSAGSAYERAGVSIDAGHRAVSLMRDAVARTHTPAVLGGLGGFGGLFRPDFAGLSDPVLVASTDGVGTKTKVAARTGRFAGLGADIVNHCVNDILVQGARPLFFLDYVAMGRLRPEVVAEVVTGAAGACEALGVALLGGETAEMPGVYMEGELDIVGTVVGVVDRPALVDGSRLTPGDAVIALPSTGLHTNGYSLARMALDGLDWTEARADLGGERLEDLLTVPHRAYLGAFDALRSAGVPIHGMAHITGGGLVDNPPRVFPEGVGMRVDTASWTVPPLFELIVREGRVDRAEAFRALNMGVGFLFMVPADQVSAALEALRTAGESPWVIGEMVAGQGVTFSGGTPGEAVSGVSP; the protein is encoded by the coding sequence ATGACGGAAGGCAACGGGAGCGCGGGGTCGGCATACGAGCGGGCGGGCGTGAGCATCGACGCGGGGCACCGGGCCGTCTCCCTGATGAGGGACGCGGTGGCGCGGACGCACACGCCCGCCGTGCTGGGTGGCCTGGGCGGCTTCGGCGGACTGTTCCGCCCGGACTTCGCGGGACTGAGCGATCCGGTCCTCGTCGCCTCCACCGACGGCGTGGGCACGAAGACGAAGGTGGCCGCCCGCACAGGGCGCTTCGCCGGGCTGGGTGCCGACATCGTGAACCACTGCGTCAACGACATCCTCGTGCAGGGGGCGCGGCCCCTCTTCTTCCTCGACTACGTGGCGATGGGGAGGCTCCGGCCCGAGGTCGTCGCCGAGGTGGTGACGGGTGCGGCGGGAGCGTGTGAGGCGTTGGGCGTCGCCCTGCTAGGGGGCGAGACCGCCGAGATGCCCGGCGTGTATATGGAGGGCGAGCTGGACATCGTGGGCACCGTGGTCGGCGTGGTGGACCGCCCCGCCCTCGTGGACGGCTCGCGCCTGACGCCGGGGGACGCCGTGATCGCTCTGCCGAGTACGGGCCTCCACACCAACGGCTACAGCCTCGCGCGCATGGCGCTGGACGGCCTGGACTGGACCGAAGCCCGCGCGGACCTCGGTGGCGAGCGGCTGGAGGACCTCCTCACGGTGCCGCACCGCGCTTACCTGGGGGCGTTCGACGCGCTGCGGTCGGCGGGCGTGCCGATTCACGGCATGGCGCACATCACCGGGGGCGGGCTGGTGGACAACCCGCCGCGCGTTTTCCCCGAGGGGGTGGGAATGCGGGTGGATACGGCGTCGTGGACGGTGCCGCCCCTCTTCGAGCTGATCGTGCGCGAGGGGCGGGTGGACCGCGCCGAGGCGTTCCGCGCGCTGAACATGGGCGTGGGCTTCCTGTTCATGGTGCCCGCCGATCAGGTCTCGGCGGCTCTGGAAGCCCTTCGAACCGCCGGGGAATCGCCCTGGGTCATCGGGGAGATGGTGGCCGGGCAGGGTGTAACCTTCTCCGGGGGCACGCCGGGCGAGGCCGTGAGTGGGGTCAGCCCTTGA
- the ribF gene encoding riboflavin biosynthesis protein RibF, protein MKTYVSPSQRPDTGTVVAVGSFDGVHLGHQALIAQLKAKAREHRVPSVVYTFDPPTRVLTQGVEFLSTLPEKLDLLARYGVDETVAVPFTAEFAARPKEAFLDDLRALHPRTVVVGEDFHFGRGRAGGVADLRDVTREVVALPMHQLGGDDIKSTRIREYLRVGDVEGAGRLLGRHYDAQGVVVQGDRLGRTIGWPTANIRVPEGKALPLGVFAVVAITERGPGNRQRWHGMANVGVRPTVNGTARRFEVHLFDYEGDLYGEEVQVKFFARLRGEQRFGGLDELKAQLARDAEAARAVLRDVG, encoded by the coding sequence GTGAAGACCTACGTTTCGCCCTCCCAGCGCCCCGACACGGGGACGGTGGTGGCGGTCGGCTCCTTCGACGGGGTGCATCTGGGCCATCAGGCGCTCATCGCGCAGCTCAAGGCGAAGGCGCGCGAACACCGCGTTCCCAGCGTGGTCTACACCTTCGACCCGCCGACGCGCGTGCTGACGCAGGGGGTCGAGTTCCTGTCCACGCTGCCGGAGAAACTCGACCTCCTCGCCCGCTACGGGGTGGACGAGACGGTGGCCGTGCCCTTCACCGCCGAGTTCGCGGCCCGGCCCAAAGAAGCGTTTCTGGACGATCTGCGCGCCCTGCACCCCCGCACCGTCGTGGTGGGCGAGGACTTCCACTTCGGGCGCGGGCGGGCGGGCGGCGTGGCCGATCTGCGGGACGTGACGCGCGAGGTCGTCGCGCTGCCCATGCACCAGCTCGGCGGTGACGACATCAAGAGCACCCGCATCCGCGAATACCTCCGGGTGGGCGACGTGGAGGGCGCGGGCCGACTGCTGGGCCGCCACTACGACGCGCAGGGGGTGGTCGTGCAGGGCGACCGCCTGGGACGAACCATCGGCTGGCCCACCGCCAACATCCGAGTGCCGGAGGGCAAGGCGCTCCCGCTGGGCGTCTTCGCAGTCGTGGCGATCACCGAGCGCGGGCCGGGTAATCGCCAGAGGTGGCACGGCATGGCGAACGTGGGCGTGCGGCCCACCGTGAATGGCACGGCGCGGCGCTTCGAGGTCCACCTCTTCGACTACGAGGGCGACCTCTACGGCGAGGAGGTGCAGGTCAAGTTCTTCGCCCGGCTGCGCGGCGAGCAGCGGTTCGGCGGGCTGGACGAGTTGAAGGCCCAACTCGCGCGGGACGCGGAGGCGGCGCGGGCCGTGCTGCGGGACGTGGGGTAG
- a CDS encoding DUF1905 domain-containing protein → MSLTFSGPLWHWRGPAPWYFVTVPPEGCETLKAASSLVTYGWGMIPVQVGLGETLWTTSLFPQEGRYLVPIKASVRRAEGLEEGDTVTLRLEVRSGQRPRKTPDEAEAF, encoded by the coding sequence GTGAGCCTGACCTTCAGCGGTCCCCTCTGGCACTGGCGGGGTCCCGCACCGTGGTACTTCGTGACCGTGCCGCCGGAGGGGTGTGAGACCCTGAAGGCCGCCTCGTCGCTCGTGACCTACGGCTGGGGCATGATTCCCGTACAGGTAGGCCTCGGTGAGACCCTATGGACCACCTCGCTGTTTCCGCAGGAGGGGCGCTACCTGGTGCCAATCAAGGCGAGCGTTCGCCGGGCCGAGGGGCTGGAGGAGGGCGATACGGTGACGCTGCGGCTGGAGGTGCGGTCCGGCCAACGTCCCCGGAAGACACCGGACGAGGCGGAGGCGTTTTGA
- a CDS encoding histidine phosphatase family protein: MTTRRAPFGFVPPDRATATEFWVVRHGESTWNADGRYQGQTDVPLSHIGILQAASLAERLTGQSFAAVYTSDLARASQTADMVAERLAGAPEVQPDPGLREIDVGELGGLVMADIEVRHPDYLTALRADPWRTRRPGGESMEDLFSRCGAAFHALRVRHPGGRVLVFTHGGVVRVAVGLALGGVSVHAWARLSVTNTSITRVLLGEESGTLLGFNDDAHLENLLEATEADDVLGQAP; encoded by the coding sequence TTGACCACGCGCCGCGCCCCCTTCGGCTTCGTGCCGCCCGACCGGGCCACCGCCACCGAGTTCTGGGTGGTGCGCCACGGCGAGAGTACCTGGAACGCCGATGGACGGTATCAGGGGCAGACCGACGTGCCGCTGAGCCATATCGGAATTCTCCAGGCCGCCAGCCTCGCCGAGCGGTTGACCGGGCAGAGCTTCGCCGCCGTGTACACGAGCGACCTCGCCCGCGCCTCCCAGACCGCCGACATGGTGGCCGAACGCCTCGCCGGAGCGCCCGAGGTGCAGCCCGACCCCGGCCTGCGCGAGATCGACGTGGGCGAACTCGGCGGCCTCGTCATGGCGGACATCGAGGTGCGGCATCCCGATTACCTCACCGCCCTGCGCGCCGACCCGTGGCGCACCCGCCGACCCGGTGGCGAGAGCATGGAGGACCTCTTTTCCCGCTGCGGCGCGGCCTTCCACGCCCTGCGCGTCCGGCATCCGGGGGGGCGCGTCCTCGTCTTCACCCACGGCGGGGTCGTCCGCGTCGCCGTCGGCCTCGCGCTCGGCGGGGTGTCGGTCCACGCCTGGGCACGCCTGAGCGTCACGAACACGAGCATCACCCGCGTCCTGCTGGGCGAGGAGAGCGGCACCCTGCTCGGCTTCAACGACGACGCGCACCTGGAGAATCTGCTGGAGGCGACCGAGGCGGACGACGTGCTGGGGCAAGCTCCATAA
- a CDS encoding NUDIX hydrolase has product MTTPDSSTQIIYDGHIVRLELQEGKWEIVRHADAVAVLALNGAGEMLLVRQRRRAVDAMTLEAPAGLIDDGETPEEAARRELQEEAGLDGDMTLLTRFYSSPGFCDELLYVLRASNLRDSKLDHDEDEEIEVVWMPPHLVLDGLRDGTIIGSASTVTAALYGVQALAGGEG; this is encoded by the coding sequence ATGACCACCCCCGACTCCAGCACTCAGATCATCTACGACGGCCACATCGTCCGGCTCGAACTTCAGGAGGGCAAGTGGGAGATCGTGCGCCACGCCGACGCGGTGGCGGTCCTCGCGCTGAATGGCGCGGGCGAGATGCTGCTCGTGCGCCAGCGGCGGCGAGCGGTGGACGCGATGACGCTGGAGGCCCCGGCAGGCCTCATTGACGACGGCGAGACCCCCGAGGAGGCCGCCCGCCGCGAGCTTCAGGAGGAGGCGGGGCTGGACGGCGACATGACCCTGCTGACCCGCTTCTACTCCAGCCCCGGCTTCTGCGACGAGCTGTTGTACGTCCTCCGGGCCAGCAACCTGCGTGACAGCAAGCTCGACCACGACGAGGACGAGGAAATCGAGGTCGTGTGGATGCCGCCCCACCTCGTGCTGGACGGTCTGCGCGACGGCACGATCATCGGCAGCGCGAGCACGGTCACGGCGGCCCTCTACGGGGTGCAGGCTCTTGCAGGGGGCGAGGGGTGA
- the meaB gene encoding methylmalonyl Co-A mutase-associated GTPase MeaB translates to MTAPLAPTASLLSRYREGDPRALARAITLAESGLEGARPLLRAARERAGRAVVLGVTGSPGSGKSTLTDGLITHLRAEGKRVAVLAVDPSSPYSGGAILGDRIRMLRHHADAGVFVRSLASRGALGGLSPRTLPVLALLEGAGFDWVMLETVGVGQSEVDVAAVCDHTLLVLTPAGGDGVQAFKAGIMEIADVLAVNKADLPGADRMVRELKAAQGLGAHDAGTWFAPVVKTVAARGEGVAEVVAAVLAHRAHLGEEGLRAGRERRAEFEVRTLVQERVLRRARELGGNLYARVASGELDADAAAEELLGS, encoded by the coding sequence ATGACCGCCCCACTCGCCCCGACGGCCTCCCTCCTCAGCCGCTACCGGGAGGGCGATCCCCGCGCCCTCGCCCGCGCGATCACCCTTGCCGAGAGCGGGTTGGAGGGGGCGCGTCCCCTGCTGCGTGCTGCACGAGAACGGGCCGGGCGCGCGGTCGTCCTCGGCGTGACGGGTAGCCCCGGCAGTGGCAAGAGCACCCTGACGGACGGGCTGATCACGCACCTGCGGGCGGAGGGCAAGCGGGTGGCCGTCCTCGCCGTGGACCCCTCCAGCCCCTACTCGGGCGGGGCGATCCTCGGCGACCGCATCCGCATGCTCCGGCACCACGCCGACGCGGGCGTGTTCGTGCGCTCGCTCGCCAGCCGGGGGGCGCTGGGGGGCCTCTCTCCGCGCACCCTGCCCGTCCTCGCGCTGCTGGAGGGGGCGGGCTTCGACTGGGTGATGTTGGAGACGGTCGGCGTGGGCCAGTCGGAGGTGGACGTGGCCGCCGTGTGCGACCACACCCTGCTCGTGCTGACGCCCGCCGGGGGCGACGGGGTGCAGGCGTTCAAGGCGGGCATCATGGAGATCGCCGACGTGCTCGCCGTGAATAAGGCCGACCTGCCGGGTGCCGACCGCATGGTGCGGGAGTTGAAGGCGGCTCAGGGTCTCGGTGCCCACGACGCGGGAACGTGGTTTGCCCCGGTGGTGAAGACGGTCGCCGCCCGTGGGGAAGGAGTCGCGGAGGTCGTCGCCGCCGTCCTCGCCCACCGCGCCCACCTGGGGGAGGAGGGGCTGCGGGCCGGACGCGAACGCCGCGCCGAGTTTGAGGTCAGGACGCTCGTGCAGGAGCGGGTGCTGAGGCGGGCGCGCGAGCTGGGGGGAAACCTCTACGCGCGGGTGGCGAGCGGCGAACTGGACGCGGACGCCGCCGCCGAGGAACTGTTGGGAAGTTGA